The following coding sequences lie in one Sphingomonas sp. M1-B02 genomic window:
- the pyk gene encoding pyruvate kinase, whose translation MIMAISPRSRKVRVLATLGPASDTPEMIERLYQAGADAFRINMSHGDQASKVPLFAAIRAMEKTSGRPTTILADLQGPKLRVGKFAEGKVMLVAGHEFILDRDPTPGDATRVELPHREIFEAAHPDARLLLDDGKLVLRVISNSADRMTTIVEVGGMLSNSKGLNVPDMVLPMAALTEKDRSDLAFAVEMGADWIALSFVQRPEDLMEARRLIGGKAALLAKIEKPSAIARLDELMEQCDGVMVARGDLGVELPPQSVPPMQKRIVETARRMGRPVIVATQMLESMIETPSPTRAEVSDVATAVYDGADAIMLSAESAAGKYPIESVTMMNSIADAVERDPGHGDRVHFTVTRPDPTTADALAEAAKNIARTVSAAAIVCFTSSGSTARRIARERPTVPIMVLTPKLETARRLGLLWGVHAVHTRDVESFEEMVAKAKRMALRHHIAAAGDRIVVCAGVPFGTPGSTNVLHVVTLVGDELKGHSGAEGG comes from the coding sequence ATGATAATGGCAATAAGCCCCCGTTCGCGGAAAGTGCGCGTTCTCGCGACGCTGGGACCGGCGAGCGACACCCCGGAGATGATCGAGCGGCTGTACCAGGCCGGTGCCGACGCCTTCCGCATCAACATGAGCCACGGCGACCAGGCCTCGAAGGTGCCTTTGTTCGCGGCGATCCGGGCGATGGAGAAGACCAGTGGCCGGCCGACCACGATCCTGGCCGATTTGCAGGGACCCAAGCTGCGCGTCGGCAAGTTCGCCGAGGGCAAGGTGATGCTCGTCGCCGGGCATGAATTCATCCTCGATCGCGATCCGACCCCGGGCGACGCCACCCGTGTCGAGCTGCCGCACCGCGAGATTTTCGAGGCGGCGCATCCCGATGCCCGGCTGCTGCTCGACGACGGCAAGCTGGTGCTGCGTGTGATCAGCAATTCGGCGGACCGGATGACGACGATCGTCGAGGTGGGCGGCATGCTCTCCAACTCGAAGGGGCTCAACGTCCCCGACATGGTGCTGCCGATGGCGGCGCTGACCGAGAAGGATCGCAGCGACCTGGCCTTCGCGGTCGAGATGGGGGCCGACTGGATCGCGCTCAGCTTCGTCCAGCGGCCCGAGGATCTGATGGAGGCGCGCCGGCTGATCGGCGGCAAGGCGGCGTTGCTCGCCAAGATCGAGAAGCCGTCGGCGATCGCCCGGCTCGACGAGCTGATGGAGCAATGCGACGGCGTTATGGTCGCGCGCGGCGACCTGGGGGTCGAGCTGCCGCCGCAATCGGTGCCGCCGATGCAGAAGCGGATCGTCGAGACCGCGCGGCGGATGGGCAGGCCGGTGATCGTCGCGACGCAGATGCTCGAATCGATGATCGAGACGCCCTCGCCGACCCGCGCCGAAGTCTCCGACGTCGCCACCGCGGTCTATGACGGCGCCGACGCGATCATGCTTTCGGCGGAGAGCGCGGCGGGCAAATATCCGATCGAATCGGTGACGATGATGAATTCGATCGCCGATGCGGTCGAACGCGATCCCGGCCATGGCGACCGCGTCCACTTCACCGTCACGCGCCCCGATCCCACCACCGCCGACGCGCTGGCCGAGGCGGCGAAGAATATCGCGCGCACCGTCTCCGCCGCGGCGATCGTCTGCTTCACCAGCTCGGGGTCGACCGCGCGGCGCATCGCCCGCGAGCGGCCCACCGTGCCGATCATGGTGCTGACGCCGAAGCTCGAGACGGCGCGGCGGCTGGGGCTGCTGTGGGGGGTGCATGCGGTCCACACCCGCGACGTCGAATCGTTCGAGGAAATGGTCGCCAAGGCCAAGCGGATGGCGCTGCGCCACCATATCGCCGCTGCGGGCGATCGTATCGTGGTCTGCGCGGGCGTGCCGTTCGGGACGCCGGGCTCGACCAACGTGCTCCACGTCGTCACGCTGGTCGGCGACGAACTCAAGGGCCACAGCGGCGCCGAGGGCGGCTGA
- a CDS encoding DUF1244 domain-containing protein — protein sequence MATLETLDDAVAAKAFRRLVRHLRHRSDAQNVDIMGLAGFCRNCLGDWVAEAGDMTKDQGRAIVYGMPYAEWKAQNQGAATPEQLARMEESLKLNPTEDMLDEALDESFPASDPPSMTEPGR from the coding sequence ATGGCAACGCTAGAAACGCTCGACGACGCCGTCGCCGCAAAGGCATTCCGCAGGCTGGTCCGCCACCTGCGCCACCGCAGCGACGCGCAGAATGTCGATATTATGGGGCTGGCCGGCTTCTGTCGCAATTGCCTGGGCGACTGGGTCGCCGAGGCCGGCGACATGACCAAGGATCAGGGGCGCGCGATCGTCTACGGCATGCCCTATGCCGAGTGGAAGGCGCAGAACCAGGGCGCCGCGACTCCCGAACAGCTCGCCCGCATGGAAGAAAGCCTGAAGCTTAATCCGACCGAGGACATGCTCGACGAAGCGCTCGACGAAAGCTTCCCCGCCAGCGATCCCCCCTCGATGACCGAGCCGGGGCGGTAA
- a CDS encoding SGNH/GDSL hydrolase family protein → MTLSHRVARWLLLFGALIALGSPATAQNPPGFADEIRAFAEADALQMPAKGGILFVGSSSIRMWEGLAQDFPGLPVLNRGFGGSTIAESIHYADRIILPYAPRTIVFYAGDNDIAGGRSAEQVLGDFQTLVGFVHAWLPRTRILYIAIKPSIARWSMVGEIRKANALIEAYTRTSDRLGFIDIFPAMLGADGKPRADLLREDGLHMTRAGYVIWRDAVRRALGER, encoded by the coding sequence ATGACCCTGTCCCACCGCGTCGCCCGCTGGCTCCTTCTGTTCGGGGCGCTGATCGCGCTCGGCAGCCCTGCCACCGCCCAGAATCCGCCGGGCTTCGCCGACGAGATTCGCGCCTTTGCCGAGGCCGATGCACTGCAGATGCCGGCGAAGGGCGGAATCCTGTTCGTCGGCAGTTCGAGCATCCGGATGTGGGAAGGTCTGGCGCAGGATTTCCCCGGGCTGCCGGTGCTCAACCGCGGCTTCGGCGGATCGACGATCGCCGAATCTATCCATTACGCCGATCGCATCATCCTGCCTTATGCGCCGCGCACGATCGTCTTCTATGCCGGCGACAACGACATCGCCGGCGGGCGCAGCGCCGAGCAGGTGCTGGGCGATTTCCAGACGCTGGTCGGCTTCGTTCATGCCTGGCTGCCGCGCACGCGCATCCTCTATATCGCGATCAAGCCGAGCATCGCGCGCTGGTCGATGGTCGGCGAGATTCGCAAGGCCAATGCGCTGATCGAGGCTTATACCAGGACGTCAGACCGGCTGGGGTTCATCGATATCTTCCCGGCGATGCTGGGCGCCGACGGGAAGCCGCGCGCCGATCTGTTGCGCGAGGACGGGCTGCACATGACTCGCGCGGGCTATGTGATCTGGCGCGATGCGGTGAGGCGCGCGTTGGGCGAGCGCTAG
- a CDS encoding DUF2312 domain-containing protein — protein sequence MSDSISAEQLRLFIERIERLEEEKKGIADDVKDVYSEAKSTGFDTKTMRAIVRLRKMEKHHRDEADALLETYRNALGLH from the coding sequence ATGTCCGATTCGATTTCCGCCGAGCAATTGCGCCTGTTCATCGAGCGCATCGAGCGGCTCGAGGAAGAGAAAAAGGGCATCGCCGACGACGTCAAGGACGTCTATTCGGAAGCCAAGTCGACCGGCTTCGACACCAAGACGATGCGCGCGATCGTGCGGCTGCGTAAGATGGAAAAGCATCACCGCGACGAGGCCGACGCCTTGCTCGAAACCTATCGCAACGCCCTCGGTCTGCACTGA
- a CDS encoding heavy metal-binding domain-containing protein — protein MILTTTSAVDGRQVTRYHGVVSSEVIIGANVFRDLFAGIRDIVGGRSASYERPLKQARKTALDELAAEAQDLGANGVIGIDFDYEVIGKSGSMLMVSASGTAVTISGV, from the coding sequence ATGATCCTGACGACGACGAGCGCGGTCGATGGCCGCCAGGTGACCCGCTATCATGGCGTGGTCTCTTCCGAAGTGATCATCGGCGCCAACGTGTTTCGCGACCTCTTCGCCGGCATTCGCGACATCGTCGGCGGGCGTTCGGCCAGCTATGAGCGCCCGCTCAAGCAGGCGCGCAAGACCGCGCTCGACGAGCTCGCCGCCGAGGCGCAGGATCTGGGCGCGAACGGCGTGATCGGCATCGATTTCGACTATGAAGTGATCGGCAAGAGCGGCTCGATGCTGATGGTTTCGGCGTCGGGCACGGCAGTTACCATCAGCGGCGTCTAA
- a CDS encoding YebC/PmpR family DNA-binding transcriptional regulator, translating to MAGHSKFKNIMHRKGAQDKKRSGAFSKLSREITVAAKMGMPDPDMNPRLRAAVNAAKAQSMPKDNIARAIDKASRGDAENYEEIRYEGFGPGGVSLIIETLTDNRNRTVTNVRTGMGKNGGNLGAPGSVSHGFDRVGLISYPAKAGDADKVFEAALEAGAEDVTSSEDGHEIWTAVGDLHEVAKALEPVLGEAEGAKLAWKPQTMVTIDEGDAATLLKLLDVLDDDDDVQTVWGNYEIPDEVMEKLG from the coding sequence ATGGCAGGCCATTCCAAATTCAAGAATATCATGCACCGCAAGGGCGCACAGGATAAGAAGCGCTCGGGTGCCTTCTCCAAGCTCAGCCGCGAAATCACCGTCGCGGCCAAGATGGGCATGCCCGATCCGGACATGAACCCGCGGCTGCGCGCGGCGGTCAACGCCGCCAAGGCGCAGTCGATGCCCAAGGACAATATCGCCCGCGCGATCGACAAGGCGAGCCGCGGCGATGCCGAGAATTACGAGGAAATCCGCTATGAGGGCTTCGGCCCCGGCGGCGTCTCGCTGATCATCGAAACGCTCACCGACAATCGCAACCGCACCGTCACCAATGTCCGCACCGGCATGGGCAAGAATGGCGGCAATCTCGGCGCGCCGGGCTCGGTCAGCCACGGCTTCGATCGCGTCGGGCTGATCAGCTATCCGGCCAAAGCGGGCGACGCCGACAAGGTCTTCGAAGCCGCGCTCGAGGCGGGTGCGGAGGACGTGACCTCGTCCGAGGACGGCCACGAAATCTGGACCGCGGTCGGCGATCTTCACGAAGTCGCCAAGGCGCTCGAGCCGGTGCTCGGCGAAGCCGAAGGCGCGAAGCTCGCCTGGAAGCCCCAGACGATGGTGACGATCGACGAAGGCGACGCCGCGACCCTCCTCAAGCTGCTCGACGTGCTGGACGACGATGACGACGTGCAGACCGTGTGGGGCAATTACGAGATCCCCGACGAAGTGATGGAGAAATTGGGTTGA
- the ruvC gene encoding crossover junction endodeoxyribonuclease RuvC: protein MILLGLDPGLGTTGWGLIRAEGNRLSHIANGRLKTDSAAPLPRRLAHLDAMLTALIADHAPQAAACEEVFVNANPQSTLKLGQARGVVLCAAARAGLEVGEYSPTLVKKAVVGTGRAEKAQVHAMVARLLPGLKIDGPDAADALAVAICHAHHLASARRIP, encoded by the coding sequence TTGATCCTGCTCGGCCTCGATCCCGGCCTCGGCACTACCGGCTGGGGGCTGATCCGCGCCGAGGGCAACCGCCTCAGCCACATCGCCAACGGCCGCCTCAAGACCGATTCCGCCGCCCCCCTTCCGCGGCGGCTCGCCCATCTCGACGCCATGCTCACCGCATTGATCGCCGATCACGCCCCCCAGGCCGCGGCGTGCGAGGAAGTGTTCGTCAACGCCAATCCGCAATCGACCCTCAAGCTCGGCCAGGCCCGCGGCGTGGTGCTCTGCGCCGCGGCCCGCGCCGGGCTCGAGGTCGGCGAATACAGCCCGACCTTGGTCAAGAAAGCCGTGGTCGGCACCGGCCGGGCCGAAAAGGCCCAGGTCCATGCCATGGTCGCGCGGCTGCTGCCGGGCCTGAAGATCGACGGGCCCGACGCCGCCGACGCACTGGCGGTGGCGATCTGCCACGCCCACCATCTCGCCAGCGCGCGTCGCATTCCCTGA
- the ruvA gene encoding Holliday junction branch migration protein RuvA, which translates to MIAHLKGRLAATGADHAVIDVNGVGYLVGASARTLDALGAIDNLVTIHTEMLVSEDSIRLMGFASASERDWFRLLTSVQGVGAKVALAILSILSPEEAQTAVARADAAMISRANGVGPKLAQRIVNELKDKAGGAAFGSAGFAAVAPGAAADAVSALLNLGFKPAEASSAVAAANDELGAGATLDALVRLALRKASK; encoded by the coding sequence ATGATCGCGCACCTCAAGGGCCGCCTCGCCGCCACCGGCGCCGATCATGCGGTGATCGACGTAAACGGCGTCGGCTATCTGGTCGGCGCCTCGGCGCGGACGCTCGACGCGCTGGGCGCGATCGACAATCTGGTGACGATCCATACCGAGATGCTGGTCAGCGAGGATTCGATCCGCCTGATGGGCTTCGCCTCGGCCAGCGAGCGCGACTGGTTCCGGCTGCTGACCTCGGTCCAGGGCGTGGGCGCCAAGGTCGCGCTGGCAATCCTGTCGATCCTCTCGCCCGAGGAAGCACAGACCGCCGTCGCCCGCGCCGACGCGGCGATGATCTCGCGGGCCAATGGCGTGGGGCCTAAGCTCGCGCAGCGCATCGTCAACGAGCTCAAGGACAAGGCCGGCGGGGCGGCGTTCGGCAGCGCGGGGTTCGCGGCGGTGGCGCCGGGCGCGGCGGCGGATGCGGTATCGGCGCTGCTCAATCTCGGGTTCAAGCCCGCCGAGGCGAGCAGCGCAGTCGCGGCCGCCAATGACGAACTGGGCGCGGGGGCGACGCTTGATGCCCTGGTGCGCCTGGCCTTGCGAAAGGCGTCGAAATGA